The genomic region TCTCGGGCTTGCAGGATTCGATGGCTCCGGACTAGGGTCGCGACGATTCGCCGCGTTCGGCGCCGAAGCATCGCTCAGCCATGATGGGCCAACCGATGAAGCGAGCGGGCGACTCGAAATCCTAGAGTTTCATCGCCTTGTTTCGCATGAAGTAAAGACCGTAACTGGTCGCCTTGGTCCCAAGATGCGGCTCGGCGACGTGCCGCCGGTCGTGTTTTCCGAAGCTGTTCGCGATATCGATCTCGTGGCCAGCGTAGGAAGCGTCGGCGTCGGAGAGCTTGGCATCACTTCGCTAACCGAGCCGCTGGCGACGGCGTTCGGCATCACACGAGCGCCTGCGATTGCCGCGCTGATGCCGTCGCTTGGATTGAAAGACCGCGTCGACATCGCCGGGTGCTACGCGATCGTCGACGGCCGCTTCAGGATACATTTGGGAACCGGCGTCATCGCTCACGGCCCATCCGGCCAAGCGGTCAAGATCAAGCTCGGCAATCGAATCGCCCGCGACATTCGATTGCCTTTCGAAGATCGCGATGACGCCATCACGATATTGCTAAATCTGATCATAGAACTATCGCACCATGGCTGACCGAAGGGATGAAGGCGCGAGCGACGTCGAATTCTCGGGCGACGAGTTTGGCGATGATACGTTCGTTCTTCGCTTCTCGAAGTCTACGACAACGGTACGTGACCTCGTCGTGCGATCCGTGGAATCGTTCGTGCGCCGACAAATAGAGACCGGGGCCGCCGTGGCGTCAACATCAACGCGGACAAATTCGCCGATCACGGCAAGTCAGATCGCCGCGCAAGCCGCCCAGGGTGCTGTGGCTGCCCGCGGCGGACCGAGAAGGATCGACAAGGCTAAAGAAGTCGCAAAAGCCCTGAGGGCGTTGCGCGAGAGGCGCATTCGTGTGTTCGTCGACAGTCGAGAACAGCTAGCGCTCGATAGCGAGGTTAGCTTGCTGCCTTGGACCAAAGTCGTTTTTGTGCGCGCCCTTCGCAGCGAATAAAGAGCTACCGTTTGGCGCCGTATCGCGCCTCGAGGTACGGGATGATCCGGTCATCGTCGTCGATGACCACGTCGCCGTCTACCAGCACGGGCACCTCGGGCTGACCTGAGACGGCGATCACTTCGCGCCGATCTCTGTGAGGAATCGGCACCTCGACCCCTTCATATGCGAGCCCGAGCTCGTCGAGTTTGCGCATCACCCGGATGCAGTATCCGCACCAGTCCGCCTTGTACAATTTCAGTTTGGGGCGCGAAGCGTCGATCACCCTACAGGTGTTCTTCCTGGCGGCACAAGCCCATGCTTCCCGCCAAAGGCGCGGGTGCCTTATGAGTGGAAGAAAAGGCGGGCAGCCAGATTTGGCCGGCCCAGTCTCCGGGGCAGTCGCATGTTCGAACAGATTCCGGCATCCAGCGAATCCCTGATTGAGAAACCTCGCATACGGAAACGTGTGCTTTTTGGACTCGCGGTCTTCATCATCGGGTCGAGCCTCCTCCACATCTCCTTTGGAACGTCCGTCGCGGCGATGTCGTCCTACTGGCGAAATGTCGGTCCTTCGGACAAAGACGGAGTATCGGTCATCACGCTCTCGCGCTCGGCACACGATCCGTTCGAAAAGCCGACGCCGACGCCGACCCCGACGCCCATCATCGTCAAGCGGACCGCGTTGAATGTAGCGATGCTGAAGTATCTCGAGCTCGGCGCGGAACAGCGGGTCGCTCGGCTCCACAGATTAGCGCACAAAGTGGCGCAGATCTCGCTCGATAAGCCGGCGAAGTTCAGACCGGCCGCCGAGACCGCACCGCGAGTCGCCGCGACTGAGATGCCGAACGGCCAATCGCATTCGGCGACGTCTGCAGCGGCGTACACGGGCGGTACTGGCGATGAACTCGCCAATAACGTGGTCTGGGGCGACGACAATCCTGCGCGCGTCGTGCGCGAAGCGCCGCTGCCGGCAGGACTGCCGGAGACGGCCAGGCCGGCGAGGGTGGATGTCGAGATCGGTCCGGATTCGCAGATCATCGGCGTGACTCTGGTGCAATCATCGGGCAACCCCGATTTTGATGCAGCAGCTCTGGCGGCGGCGAAGCAGTCTGCGTACACGGCAGCAACACTCAACGGTCTGCCGGTCCACGGCGACTGCTTGCTCGAATTCCCGAACAGCACCTCAAGCCCGGCGTAGTCATGGACGGTGACGCCGCTCGCCGCGACGCGAAATCGCGCGTCGTCGCGCGCGCGCTCGAACTTGGATTCGATCTTATCGGAGTTGCGGCCGCCGAACCGTTTGCGCAGACGCGATCCGTCTTCGAGCGCCGAGCAGCGGAGGGAATGCTCGGCCAGTGGCGATTCCCGCCGGAAAAGATCGCTCGGCACACGGATCCGTCGCAAGTGCTCGCCGGCGCACGCAGCATCGTCTGCACCGCGATGGCCTACGCGACGGCCGACGTGCCGCACGATCCATATGCTCCAGGCTTACGCGGTGCGGTGTCGCGCCATTCGTGGGGAGACGATTATCATCGCGTCATCGGCGGCAAATTGCGCCAGCTCGCAACGTGGATCCAATCGGAATTCAGCGGTGAAACCGCTCTCGCGTGCGTGGATACCGGACCGCTCGTAGACCGCGCCGCCGCGGTGCGCGCCGGGTTGGGCTGGTACGGCAAGAATGCAAATGTCCTCACCCGCGAGCACGGTTCGTGGGTTTTGCTCGGCGAGTTGATCACGACGCTCGACCTTCTGCCCGACGAACCGCTTGCGAAGAACTGCGGCGAGTGCCGCGTTTGTATCGATCGCTGCCCGACCGGCGCGATCGGTGCCGACGGGGCGATCGACGCGCGCCGCTGCATCTCAGATCTAACGCAGCTCAAGACGCCGATTCCGATCGAGTTCCGCGCTCAGATCGGCAACCGCATCTGGGGCTGCGACGATTGTCAGACTTTCTGCCCGGTGAACGAACGCAAAGAGCGCGGCGCCGATTGCATGCGCGGAACGTTCGCGCCGCTGCCCGAGATCGGAACATCCGTCGATTTGCCGAGCGTCCTTTTGATGACGAAGAGCCGCTATAAGAAATGGTTCAAACCGACGTCGATGGCGTGGCGCGGCAAGGCGGTCCTGCAGCGAAATGCAGCGGTCGCGCTCGGCAACTCGCGCGACGCGCGTGCCGTCGAGCCGCTGATCCAAGCGCTCTCCGATCGAAAACCGATCGTTCGAGGACACGCTGCTTGGT from Candidatus Eremiobacteraceae bacterium harbors:
- a CDS encoding glutathione S-transferase N-terminal domain-containing protein is translated as MIDASRPKLKLYKADWCGYCIRVMRKLDELGLAYEGVEVPIPHRDRREVIAVSGQPEVPVLVDGDVVIDDDDRIIPYLEARYGAKR
- the queG gene encoding tRNA epoxyqueuosine(34) reductase QueG yields the protein MDGDAARRDAKSRVVARALELGFDLIGVAAAEPFAQTRSVFERRAAEGMLGQWRFPPEKIARHTDPSQVLAGARSIVCTAMAYATADVPHDPYAPGLRGAVSRHSWGDDYHRVIGGKLRQLATWIQSEFSGETALACVDTGPLVDRAAAVRAGLGWYGKNANVLTREHGSWVLLGELITTLDLLPDEPLAKNCGECRVCIDRCPTGAIGADGAIDARRCISDLTQLKTPIPIEFRAQIGNRIWGCDDCQTFCPVNERKERGADCMRGTFAPLPEIGTSVDLPSVLLMTKSRYKKWFKPTSMAWRGKAVLQRNAAVALGNSRDARAVEPLIQALSDRKPIVRGHAAWSLGQLGPGLNGDETRVALRELLEREHDAWVRSEAEAALARLGAPGAVVTER
- a CDS encoding TonB family protein translates to MLFGLAVFIIGSSLLHISFGTSVAAMSSYWRNVGPSDKDGVSVITLSRSAHDPFEKPTPTPTPTPIIVKRTALNVAMLKYLELGAEQRVARLHRLAHKVAQISLDKPAKFRPAAETAPRVAATEMPNGQSHSATSAAAYTGGTGDELANNVVWGDDNPARVVREAPLPAGLPETARPARVDVEIGPDSQIIGVTLVQSSGNPDFDAAALAAAKQSAYTAATLNGLPVHGDCLLEFPNSTSSPA